The Deinococcus sp. KNUC1210 nucleotide sequence ACACGCCCGTCACGCCCAGCGGCGTGTACAGCCCCAGCAGCACCGCCAGCGGCAGGCCCACCAGAAAGGCGCCGACCACATCGCCCAGAATCACGCCGCGCGTGTCGTTGCCGCTCGGCAGGATGCCCGCGCCCACGATCATATTTCGCACCTTCACGACCTGAAAGACGGCATTGATGACGATGCCGATTGCCGCCGCCTGCCGCACGTCCTGGCCTACCTCGCGGAACAGCAGGCCCAGCAGCAGCGTGCTGAGCGCGAACAGCAGCCCGAAGCCCACGCCGGTTCTCACACCCACATTCAGCAGGCGGCGAACCCAGACCGCTGCGCCCGGTGCGTCGCCCTGTCCCAGCGAGCGGCCCACCAGCGCGGTCGTGGCGCTCATCAGGCCGATGCTGCCCACCACGAACACGCCTTCCAGGGTATTGACGATCTGTGCCGCCGCCAGCGCCTCATCGCCCAGCCGCTGGAACACCACGTTGTACAGAAACGTTCCGCCGCTCCAGATGAGTTCGGTCAGGCCCAGCGGCACCGCGAACACGAACAGCGGCCCCAGCACCGCCTTCCAGCTCGCCGCGCCCCGAGGAGTGGCCCAGGCTGCCAGCGGACGCGGGCCGTACACCTGTGCCAACAGAATCAGCACCTTCAGCGTGGCGGTGATGAGGGTGGCCCAGCCCGCGCCCACCACGCCCAGCTTCGGAAACGGCCCGATGCCGAAGACCAGCGAGTAGCCCAGCAGGGTATTGAGAATGACCGTGATGAAGGTGGCGACCATCGGGCTGCGGGCGTGGCCCAGCGAGCGCATCACGCCGCTGAGCACGATGCCGAGCGCCGTGGGCAGCAGCGACAGAGCGGTGAGGCGCAGGTAGCCGCTGCCCAGCGACGCCACGGCTTCCGACGCCCCGGTCAGGCGCAGCAACTGCGGCGCGAAGATCGCCAGCAACACGGAAAGCACGCCGGAGAGCGCCGCCGCCAGCAGCAGGGCCGCGCTCACCGAGGTGTTCATGTCGCTTCTGCGGCCTGCTCCATACGCCCGCGACACCAGGATGCTGACCGACGTTCCCAGGGCTCCCAGCGTGGCGACCACGATAAAGGTCAGGCTGCTGGCAAAGCCCACAGCGGCGATGGCCTTGGCCCCCAGCGCTCCCACCACCACCTGATTCACGAAATTCAGGACCAGCATCAACGTGAATTCCAGGCTGACCGGCACGGCAATTCTTGCGATTTCATGGCCTGGCGAGAGCGTGGGAACGGGGGCAGCAGCGGGCGAGGCAGACATTCCCTTACTGTATCGTTTCAGAGAGGCGGCAATGTAACCGGAAGGTCAGGCTAGGCCATCTGGCGGATAGGTGGCCGGTGCCGCCAGAGGCCCTTCGCGCTTCTCAGCTTTCCCAGGGCCACGCGCCCGGTGCGGCCGCCAGCCCCACCGCCGACGGCCCGGTATGCACCGCCAGCACCGGATTGACCGGCGCAAAGCCCGACCACACGATGGGATGCCGCCCGCGCAGATGCTCCAGCACGGTTTCGGCACTGTCGCGGGTTTCGCCGTACAGCAGGCCCAGCCGCAGGGGGTGCCCTCGCCGTACCGGGACGTCACCTGATTGGCGACGGCTTCGAGTGCGCCCTTCCAGGCACGGGCGCGGCCCACGTTGGTATACGCCCCGGTCTTCTTGTCCACCGTCACGACGGGTTTCAGGTTCAGCAGGCCGCCCAGCGTGGCCTGCACCCGCCCGATGCGACCGCCGCGCTTCAGGTATTCCAGCGTCTCGATGGTGAAATACAGCTCGGTCTGTTCGCTCACCCGCTGCATCCAGTCGAGCGCCACGCCGACCGTGTGCCCACGCTGCCGGGCAGTCATGGCGGCATGCACCTGAAATGCCTGCGCCGCGCTCAGGGTCCGGCTGTCGTGCAGGGTGGTCTGGGTGCCGGGCACCAGCGTGCGTGCCTGCTCGGCGGCATTCAGGCTGCCCGACAGTCCGCTGGAGATGGTGACGGCCAACACGGGGCGCACGGCCTTTTCCAGCAGCGTCACATACGCCTGCGGGGTGGGCTGCGAGGTGGTGGGATGGGGCGTTCCGGCCTTCAGGCGGCGAAAGAAGTCCTCGCGGGTGAAGTCGGAGGCGAGCCGCGATTCGCTGCCGAAGTTCAGCGAGAACGGCGCGACCTCGACGCGGTTGTTCAGCTCGGCGTAGGCGTCCAGGCCGCCGTCGGAAATCACGTCGAACTGCGGCTCGGTCACGGCGTCACTCATGACAGTTCCACGTTGTTCCATGCCTCCACCATCTGCACGGCGGCGGTGTGGTCAATCTCGCTTCCGACCGTGTGCTGGGCCGCCCGCAGCAGCATGGCGGTCTGAGCCAGCAGCGGCGCACTGCCCTTCACGGCCTGCACGTTCTCCAGCGCGATTCCAGCATCTTTGGCGAGCAGGCCCAGCGCAAAATTGGCGGCAAACTTGCGGTTCAGGACGTGCTGGGTGAACTTGGCCTCGCTGGAAAAGCTGCGCCCGCTGCTGGCATTCAGGATGTCGAGAGCGGGCTGCAGGTCCACACCCTGCAGTTTCAGGACCGCCAGCCCTTCGGCCAGCGACAGCAGATGCAGGCCCATCAGGGTGTTGTTGATGGCCTTGACCGCGAAGCCGCTGCCCACATCACCCACGCGCAGCACCGTGCCGCCGAAGGTTTCCAGCAGCGGGCGCACGCGTTCTATCACGGAGGCCGCGCCGCCGACCATCACGCTGAGTGTTCCGGCCTTCGCGCCCAGTGGTCCGCCCGAAACCGGCGCATCCAGAAACGCCACGCCGCGTGTCGCCAGCTGCGCCGCCTGTCGCCGCGCCGCGTCCGGATGCCCGCTGGTGCAGTCGATCCACACGCTGCCACTCTTCAGGTCGGGCAGAAGCTGATCGATCAGGCTGTCGACCTCGGCACTGGTGGGCAGGCAGGTCAGGATGAAGTCGGCCTGCGCGACCTCTGAAAGCGTGGCAGCCTGTGTGCCGTAATCGGCGGCGTGCTGCTCGGCTTTGGCGGCGGTCCGGTTCCAGACCAGCGTGGGCAGCAGCGCCGTCAGGTGGGCGGCCATCGGCGTGCCCATCGCACCCAGACCCAGAAAGGCGGCCCTGTGGCCGGAGGAGACAGCGCCGAGCGAAACAGATTCGGTCATGCGGTCAGCGTAAAGCATGAGCGGGCAGACAAATGGCTGCGCCTTCAAACCTGGATGTTGCGGCTACACTGCTCGGTATGGCGGCCTCCTCGTTCAGCGTCCTGTCGGCCATGATCACGCCCGCCGTGCTGATCAGTGCCTGCGGCGCTCTGATCCTGAGTACCAGCAACCGGCTGGGGCGCATGACCGACCGGGTTCGCAGCCTGACCGAACGCTTCAAGGAACTCGTGACCCCGGAAGGACAGCGCGAACCGCTGGCCAGAGACGAAAAACACCTGATCATGGCCCAGCTTCCCAAGCTGACCCGGCGCGTTCGCCTGCTTCAGCGCAGCCTGAGCGCCTTCTATGCCTCGGTAGGCCTGTTCGTGATGACCAGCGTACTGACCGGTGGCGGCGCACTGCTGGGGCTGAACGTGCTGCTGTTTCCGGTGCTGCTGGCCATGCTGGGCGCAGCTTTCCTGCTATATGCCAGCCTGCAACTGGTCAACGAGGCGCAGCTCAGCTACCAGACCACCCGCGAGGAAATGCGCTTTCTGGAGCGGCTGGGACAGCATTACGCCAATCTCTACGACGATCCTCAACTTGCCAGGGCACAGCAATCGGCGGAACAGCCGTGAAGCCGTTCCGCCGGAAGTAAAAGGAAACCGCGAGCAGGCGTTCAGTCGAAGCTGACCACGCGGTACTTGACCTGCTTGCCGTTGTCGAGGTTGACCACGAAGCTCTCGCCCGACTTGCGGCCCATCAGTTGCAGGCCCACCGGGCTGTCGTCGCTGATCCGCGGCAGGCTGCCGCCCAGCACGCCCGCTTCCGGTGCACTGACCACCTGCACCTTCATATCTTTCTTGGTGGCCTCGTTGTGCAGCACCACCACGGTGCCCAGGCCGACCTTTCCGTCCTGGCCCCGGTCTTCGATCAGCTGGGCGCGAGTCAGGGTATCTTCCAGCTCGTCGATACGGGCCTCGATATTCATCTTCTCGCGCTTGGCATCTTCCAGACCGGTGTCTTCTGTATCGGCAGACGCTTCCATCTGCTCCTGAAGCACACGGGTCGCCTCTTCCAGCCGGGCCTTTTCGTTGTTCAGGGTCGCCTGAAGCCGCTCAAAACCTTCGCGGGTCAGTTTGATCTCTTTTGCCATGCCGCCTCCAGGTGGGGGTGTGCCCGACCAACAAGAATGAACGCACCAAAAATGAACGCTGGCATTCTGTCACAAAGCGCGGAACCCGTCTAGGATTTTGTGAAAAAGATGCTGAGAAAACTGTGAGCGCAGTCAGGTTGAGGTGAGCCGGTTGGCGCGGGGAGACAGTCGCCAGCTCAGCAACGAGAGCAGCGTGAGCAGCAGACCGGCGAAGAGCAGCACGCCCAGCGGCAGGGTCAGCGTGCCCAAGCGCGGCAGCATCCAGCCGATCAGGGCCGGCAGGAGAGAGCCGCCCAGCATTCCCACGGTCAGCACGTAGGGAGCCTGACGCGGCGGCAGCACAGAGGTAAACCACGCCAGCAGTGTCGGGAACATCGGGGCAAAGCACAGACCCGCCACGATCAGTGCAGCGGGAGCCAGACTGCCGGTCAGCAGCAGCCCTGCCAGCAACGCCCCACCAGCACCCACCGCCAGCACCGGATAGGCCCCGACCCGGCTGCCGATTATGGCAAACCCGAAGCGGCCAGCCGTCAGGGCGGCCCAGTACAGACTGGTCATAAAGGCCGGATCGGGGTGATGCAGCCGCGTCAGATGGACGGTGGCCCAGTTGCCGATGCTGGCTTCCATGCCGACATACACGAAAAACGCTGCCGCGAACAGCAGGAAGATGGGCCAGGAGACTGCCGGAACAGGCGTCCGGGCAGCGCTGGCCTCGGTTTTGTGTGTGGGTGTCGTGTCGGTGGGTTCGTTCCGGGGCCACCACATGCGCACGCCCAGCGCCAGCAGCGCAGCCAGCACACTCATCAGCACGAAGGGCGGTCGGTGCGAGTGCGTCGCCAGCAGCGCCACCAGCAGCGGCGATATCACCGAGCCCACGCCGAACAGCCCGTTGACCAGGCTGGAAGGCCCGGCCCCCATCTGGGCAAACGCCGTATTGAAGCCCGCCGACAGCATGCCGAAGCCCAGGCCGCCCACCAGCGCCGATGCCAGCACCAGCCCCCACAGCGGCGCGAACGCCACCCCCAGCACGCCCAGCAGCAGCGCTCCTGCCGCGAGCGCCAGCGCCGAACGCAGGCTCAGACGCAGCAGCAGGACGCCCAGCAGCAGGGTTCCCGCCGCGCCGCCCAGAAAGTGCAGGCTGGAAATGATGCCCACCGCGCTGATGCTCTGGTGGTATTCGCGGGCAAGGTTGCTGTAGGTGGGGCCATAGCCCGCCTGAATGATGCCCATCAGCAGGAAGGCCAGGAACCCCAGCGCAAACTGCCGCTTCTGGGCAGTCGCGGGCGGGGAGGGAGCGGTCATGGCCTGTTCCTGGCAGAGTGGCGGCGCGTCACAGCAAGGAGGCTAGCACGCAGACCGCACCTTTTCTGTATCGATTCAGTCGGCGGCTCGGAGTACCCCGATATGGGCAGCGCGGTTCGGGCAGACCCCGAGCATAAACGTCTGCCCAAACCGCGTGCTATCCAAGGCTGAAGGGCGGGCGTTAGCCTGCGCCCATGACGAGCCGCAACGAAGGTGAAGTGGAGGGCATTCCCGGCGAGGTCGTGGATGAGGGCACCACGGGCGAGTTGCTTCAGGACAAGAACCTGACCGAAGATATCCTGCGGAGCGACGCCGAGGTGGACGAAAGCAACGCCAACGATCAGCCGGGCTTCGACGACGGACGGCTGGGCGGCTCGGACGGCGAGGACCGCCAGGGCGAACCCAACAGCAGCACCGGCAGCGATCTGGGAGGCGACGACACGGGCGGCGTGGGCACCGAGCGCAGCGGCGGCATCGACGGCGGACCAGCCAGAAAGACCCCGCTGCCCGGACAGCGCAAATAACGCGGACCTGACAGCGGGGCGGGCCTGGAGTGCATTCCAGGCCCGCCCCGCTCCGTTCGGCTCAGGCCGGGTCGTACCAGTTGCGGTCCCAGGCATGCCGACTCAGCTTCTGGACCGCCGCCGCGTCCAGCCCTTTGCCGTCGGCAAGTGCCATGTTGCGCTCGACGTTCCGCACCGATCTCATGCCCACGATGACGGTGCTGACCGCCGGATGACTGAGCACGAAGCGCAGCGCCGTTTCGGGCAGTTGCGCGGTACTGATGCCCAGATCGGTCTCGATGGCCCGCAGATGGCTCTGCAATTCCCGCTTGCGGTCGCCGCCGAAGTACCCGTTTCGGAAGTCGTCGGGGGCGAAGGTCGTTTCGGGCGTGATCGTTCCTGTCAGGCTGCCCTCGTCGAGTGCCACGCGCACGATCACTCCCACGCCGTGCGCCTGGCAGGCGTCGAGCAGGCGTTCCTGCGGCGTCTGGTCGAAGATGTTGTAGATCACCTGCACCGTCTCGACCACGCCCGCCTCGACAGCTTTCAGAGCGTTGTCGGGCTGATGGTCGTTGATCGAAATGCCGAAATGCCGGATCTTGCCGTCTCGTTTCAGCTGCGTCACCGCGTCCTGCCAGTCGCCCTCGCCCAGCCACTCGTCGTTCCAGACGTGAAACTGCTGCACGTCCACGCTATCCATGCCCAGATGCTTCAGGCTCTCTTCGGTGCAGGCCACCACGTACTCGCCGGGGTACACGTCCTGCGCCCGGCTGCCTGCGCGGGCGGGCCACAGGCGGTTTTTGGGCGGAATCTTGGTGGCAACCAGCGTGCCGGGATGACGGCGGGCCACCTCGCCCACGAGCATCTCGCTGTGGCCCTCGCCGTAAGCAAGCGCGGTATCGATGAAGTTGCCGCCCAGTTCGATATACCGCTCCAGCGCCCGCGTACTTTCCGAGTCGTCCGCGCCGACCCACTGCTTGCCGCTAATCCCCCACGCCCCGTACCCGACCTCTGCCACCTGGATCCCGGTTTTGCCGAGAGGTCGCCGATGCACTGCTCTGGTGTCTTGCTGTGTCATGTGTACGGTGTACCCCTCCTTCCCACCGATCACCAGGCTATCTTTCTTAATAGATTTCGTTTGATAAGTATTCATGTCATTCGCTTGACGTTTGAAAGACCGGGCGCTACAGTGACGGGCACTCGGGCCTCGGCTGTGGCCCTGCCCCTTTCCCGC carries:
- a CDS encoding DUF2721 domain-containing protein, coding for MAASSFSVLSAMITPAVLISACGALILSTSNRLGRMTDRVRSLTERFKELVTPEGQREPLARDEKHLIMAQLPKLTRRVRLLQRSLSAFYASVGLFVMTSVLTGGGALLGLNVLLFPVLLAMLGAAFLLYASLQLVNEAQLSYQTTREEMRFLERLGQHYANLYDDPQLARAQQSAEQP
- a CDS encoding NAD(P)-dependent oxidoreductase, encoding MTESVSLGAVSSGHRAAFLGLGAMGTPMAAHLTALLPTLVWNRTAAKAEQHAADYGTQAATLSEVAQADFILTCLPTSAEVDSLIDQLLPDLKSGSVWIDCTSGHPDAARRQAAQLATRGVAFLDAPVSGGPLGAKAGTLSVMVGGAASVIERVRPLLETFGGTVLRVGDVGSGFAVKAINNTLMGLHLLSLAEGLAVLKLQGVDLQPALDILNASSGRSFSSEAKFTQHVLNRKFAANFALGLLAKDAGIALENVQAVKGSAPLLAQTAMLLRAAQHTVGSEIDHTAAVQMVEAWNNVELS
- a CDS encoding GreA/GreB family elongation factor; translation: MAKEIKLTREGFERLQATLNNEKARLEEATRVLQEQMEASADTEDTGLEDAKREKMNIEARIDELEDTLTRAQLIEDRGQDGKVGLGTVVVLHNEATKKDMKVQVVSAPEAGVLGGSLPRISDDSPVGLQLMGRKSGESFVVNLDNGKQVKYRVVSFD
- a CDS encoding MATE family efflux transporter, producing the protein MSASPAAAPVPTLSPGHEIARIAVPVSLEFTLMLVLNFVNQVVVGALGAKAIAAVGFASSLTFIVVATLGALGTSVSILVSRAYGAGRRSDMNTSVSAALLLAAALSGVLSVLLAIFAPQLLRLTGASEAVASLGSGYLRLTALSLLPTALGIVLSGVMRSLGHARSPMVATFITVILNTLLGYSLVFGIGPFPKLGVVGAGWATLITATLKVLILLAQVYGPRPLAAWATPRGAASWKAVLGPLFVFAVPLGLTELIWSGGTFLYNVVFQRLGDEALAAAQIVNTLEGVFVVGSIGLMSATTALVGRSLGQGDAPGAAVWVRRLLNVGVRTGVGFGLLFALSTLLLGLLFREVGQDVRQAAAIGIVINAVFQVVKVRNMIVGAGILPSGNDTRGVILGDVVGAFLVGLPLAVLLGLYTPLGVTGVFLARVIEESVKLGVFTWRARRLSWDALAAAQAA
- a CDS encoding sugar MFS transporter yields the protein MTAPSPPATAQKRQFALGFLAFLLMGIIQAGYGPTYSNLAREYHQSISAVGIISSLHFLGGAAGTLLLGVLLLRLSLRSALALAAGALLLGVLGVAFAPLWGLVLASALVGGLGFGMLSAGFNTAFAQMGAGPSSLVNGLFGVGSVISPLLVALLATHSHRPPFVLMSVLAALLALGVRMWWPRNEPTDTTPTHKTEASAARTPVPAVSWPIFLLFAAAFFVYVGMEASIGNWATVHLTRLHHPDPAFMTSLYWAALTAGRFGFAIIGSRVGAYPVLAVGAGGALLAGLLLTGSLAPAALIVAGLCFAPMFPTLLAWFTSVLPPRQAPYVLTVGMLGGSLLPALIGWMLPRLGTLTLPLGVLLFAGLLLTLLSLLSWRLSPRANRLTST
- a CDS encoding aldo/keto reductase, with protein sequence MTQQDTRAVHRRPLGKTGIQVAEVGYGAWGISGKQWVGADDSESTRALERYIELGGNFIDTALAYGEGHSEMLVGEVARRHPGTLVATKIPPKNRLWPARAGSRAQDVYPGEYVVACTEESLKHLGMDSVDVQQFHVWNDEWLGEGDWQDAVTQLKRDGKIRHFGISINDHQPDNALKAVEAGVVETVQVIYNIFDQTPQERLLDACQAHGVGVIVRVALDEGSLTGTITPETTFAPDDFRNGYFGGDRKRELQSHLRAIETDLGISTAQLPETALRFVLSHPAVSTVIVGMRSVRNVERNMALADGKGLDAAAVQKLSRHAWDRNWYDPA
- a CDS encoding DegV family protein — protein: MSDAVTEPQFDVISDGGLDAYAELNNRVEVAPFSLNFGSESRLASDFTREDFFRRLKAGTPHPTTSQPTPQAYVTLLEKAVRPVLAVTISSGLSGSLNAAEQARTLVPGTQTTLHDSRTLSAAQAFQVHAAMTARQRGHTVGVALDWMQRVSEQTELYFTIETLEYLKRGGRIGRVQATLGGLLNLKPVVTVDKKTGAYTNVGRARAWKGALEAVANQVTSRYGEGTPCGWACCTAKPATVPKPCWSICAGGIPSCGRALRRSIRCWRCIPGRRRWGWRPHRARGPGKAEKREGPLAAPATYPPDGLA